A section of the Acidobacteriota bacterium genome encodes:
- the uxaC gene encoding glucuronate isomerase, with amino-acid sequence MVKSAKAFLPSDRYFDGDPRQKEIAQSLYIQVADAPLICPHGHVDPQMFADPDYDFGSPTALLLIPDHYVFRMLYSQGYTLEQLGIPTVDGSAVETDHRRIWQIFADNFFLFRGTPTGMWLTHELRDVFGIEEKLTGASAQAIYDHISAQLAKPEFRPRRLFERFNIEVLATTDAATDALEHHQAIRASGWRGRIVPTFRPDGVINIDRPDWLANMRALGELCGKEITGVRALIQALEARRAYFKSLGATSTDHAALTPFTCELSEAQADAILARALKDEATDEDARCFTGHMLIENARMSIEDGLVMQFHPGSYRNHNPSIFERFGADKGADIPIPVEYTRSLLPLLNKYGNDRRLTLILFTLDESTYGRELAPLAGHYPAVKLGPPWWFFDSLNGMRRYKDYVMETAGLYNTVGFNDDTRAFPSIPARHDLARRVDANWLAGLIARGIIDMSDAEDLIHDLAYRLAKRAYKFD; translated from the coding sequence ATGGTCAAAAGTGCAAAAGCCTTTTTGCCGTCGGATCGCTATTTCGATGGTGACCCGCGACAAAAAGAGATTGCTCAATCGTTATACATCCAGGTTGCTGATGCGCCGCTCATCTGTCCGCATGGTCACGTTGACCCGCAAATGTTTGCCGATCCCGATTATGATTTCGGCAGCCCGACGGCGCTGCTTTTGATTCCCGACCACTACGTTTTCCGAATGCTCTATTCGCAAGGCTACACCCTTGAACAGTTGGGCATTCCCACAGTTGATGGCAGCGCCGTTGAAACCGACCATCGCCGCATCTGGCAGATTTTTGCCGACAATTTTTTTCTGTTTCGCGGCACGCCGACAGGCATGTGGCTTACCCATGAACTGAGAGATGTTTTCGGCATTGAAGAAAAACTCACGGGCGCATCGGCGCAGGCAATTTATGACCACATCAGCGCGCAACTCGCAAAACCCGAATTTCGCCCGCGCCGTTTGTTTGAGCGATTCAATATCGAAGTCCTGGCGACTACCGATGCCGCAACCGATGCGTTGGAACATCATCAGGCGATTCGCGCCTCGGGGTGGCGCGGACGCATCGTTCCGACCTTTCGTCCCGATGGCGTCATCAACATTGATCGCCCCGATTGGCTTGCAAATATGCGCGCGCTTGGCGAACTCTGTGGAAAAGAAATCACCGGTGTTCGCGCTTTGATTCAAGCCCTTGAAGCACGCCGGGCTTACTTTAAATCGCTTGGCGCGACCTCGACCGACCACGCGGCGCTTACGCCTTTCACCTGTGAACTCAGCGAAGCGCAAGCCGATGCGATTTTAGCGCGCGCATTGAAAGATGAAGCAACCGATGAAGATGCCAGATGCTTTACCGGTCATATGCTGATTGAGAATGCCCGTATGAGCATCGAAGATGGTCTGGTGATGCAATTTCATCCGGGTTCATATCGCAATCACAATCCGTCAATCTTTGAACGCTTCGGCGCGGACAAAGGCGCGGATATTCCCATCCCTGTCGAATACACGCGAAGTTTATTGCCGCTGTTGAATAAATACGGCAATGATCGGCGGCTCACACTGATTCTGTTCACGCTTGATGAATCAACTTATGGGCGTGAACTTGCGCCGCTTGCCGGGCATTACCCGGCGGTGAAACTCGGTCCTCCGTGGTGGTTTTTCGATAGCTTAAACGGCATGCGTCGTTATAAAGATTATGTAATGGAAACCGCAGGGCTTTATAACACCGTCGGATTCAATGATGACACGCGCGCCTTTCCGTCGATTCCGGCGCGTCACGATTTAGCGCGACGTGTGGATGCCAACTGGCTTGCGGGACTCATCGCGCGCGGCATCATTGATATGAGCGATGCCGAAGACCTGATTCACGACCTGGCTTATCGTCTGGCGAAACGCGCCTACAAGTTTGATTGA
- a CDS encoding DUF2281 domain-containing protein translates to MQQVTIEEAKTRLPDLIEAALNGAEVIIEKDEKTLIKLVPLTKTKPRPQFGSAKGLITMSEDFDEPLEEFKEYME, encoded by the coding sequence ATGCAACAAGTGACCATTGAGGAAGCGAAAACCCGCTTACCGGATTTAATCGAAGCGGCTTTAAATGGCGCAGAGGTCATCATCGAAAAAGATGAAAAGACGTTAATCAAACTGGTGCCGCTAACAAAGACTAAGCCGCGTCCGCAATTCGGCAGCGCCAAAGGGTTAATCACAATGTCTGAGGATTTTGATGAACCATTGGAAGAGTTCAAAGAGTATATGGAATAA
- a CDS encoding Gfo/Idh/MocA family oxidoreductase yields MATKNQHRREFMKTSIVGAAGLAFSSTAASYARILGANDRVRVAFVGPGDRARDALIPAFLQLSRELNFEPAAVCDIWNKRLEESAAFVTRQADKLKVPVGGEQLAKARNTDELYAMKNIDAVIIATADFQHAVHCMEGVRAGKDVYVEKPFANTMTDARNALKLVKASKQIVQVGTQRRSTPSYMRAYDFIKSGKFGDIVMAEMTWNVNQPGRWRRPSLVPQLKEQDTDWKRFLINRPYEPFDARKYLEFRLFWPYSSGIPDQWMVHQIDTVHWFTGYNHPTSVVANGGIYLWRDGRKNFDTMTAVFDYGDAARGGKGFQVVYSSRQTNSAGDVKEIYYSNGGSLNLDTNKIGPQGGLRENYAKAMGMQPFLLPEMSLTEETAKAETAASTGVDSSTLAHMRNWMECVRSRKTPNADIHAAYNHSVALCMTIAALQTGKRVTFNDAKQDIVIG; encoded by the coding sequence ATGGCAACAAAAAATCAGCATCGTCGGGAGTTTATGAAGACTTCGATTGTCGGGGCTGCCGGTCTGGCTTTCAGTTCGACGGCTGCAAGTTATGCAAGGATTCTCGGAGCCAATGACCGCGTGCGCGTGGCTTTCGTCGGTCCCGGCGACCGCGCCCGCGATGCCTTGATTCCAGCTTTTTTACAACTCTCGCGCGAGTTGAATTTTGAACCCGCGGCGGTTTGTGACATCTGGAATAAACGGCTCGAAGAGAGCGCGGCTTTCGTGACCAGGCAGGCTGACAAATTAAAGGTTCCGGTCGGCGGCGAACAACTGGCAAAGGCGCGCAACACTGATGAACTCTATGCAATGAAAAACATTGATGCGGTCATCATCGCGACTGCCGATTTTCAACACGCGGTGCATTGCATGGAAGGGGTGCGCGCCGGCAAAGATGTTTATGTCGAAAAGCCTTTCGCCAACACCATGACCGACGCGCGCAATGCCCTGAAACTGGTGAAAGCCTCAAAACAAATCGTTCAGGTCGGCACCCAGAGGCGTTCGACGCCAAGCTATATGCGGGCTTACGATTTCATTAAATCGGGCAAATTCGGCGACATTGTGATGGCGGAGATGACCTGGAACGTGAATCAACCGGGGCGCTGGCGAAGACCCAGTCTCGTGCCGCAACTTAAAGAGCAGGACACCGACTGGAAACGTTTTCTCATCAATCGTCCATACGAACCATTCGATGCGAGAAAATATCTCGAATTCCGATTGTTCTGGCCCTATTCATCTGGCATACCCGATCAATGGATGGTTCATCAGATTGACACGGTGCATTGGTTTACCGGCTACAATCATCCGACGAGTGTAGTTGCCAACGGCGGCATTTATCTGTGGCGCGATGGGCGCAAGAATTTCGATACCATGACCGCAGTTTTCGATTACGGCGATGCGGCGCGCGGCGGCAAAGGATTTCAGGTGGTCTATTCATCGCGGCAGACCAATAGCGCAGGCGATGTCAAAGAAATTTATTATTCAAATGGCGGCAGCCTCAACCTCGACACCAACAAGATTGGCCCGCAAGGCGGACTCAGAGAAAATTATGCCAAAGCGATGGGAATGCAGCCGTTTTTACTGCCGGAAATGTCGCTTACCGAAGAGACCGCCAAAGCCGAAACCGCGGCAAGCACCGGCGTCGATAGCTCTACGCTTGCACACATGCGTAACTGGATGGAATGTGTGCGGTCGCGCAAAACCCCGAATGCCGATATTCACGCGGCATACAATCATTCGGTGGCGCTTTGTATGACCATCGCCGCTTTGCAAACCGGCAAGCGCGTGACCTTCAATGATGCCAAACAAGACATTGTCATTGGCTAA
- a CDS encoding PmoA family protein: MFRQQSVGARLLVFLCVMVIGGLPIFAQSTSSKAMVRVVVNEAHRRVDVTVDGKLFTSYIWTDTIKKPVLYPLKTAQGNLVTRGFPLEPRAGERVDHPHHVGLWFNYGDVNKLDFWNNSDAIKAEERQKYGSIRHTKIKRVKSGNRRGELEVEMEWLTSSGKILLRENTTFIFHASENARTIDRITKLTALNERVIFADNKEGVLGIRVARQLEQPSDKPEVFTDASGKATTVAKLDNAGVSGRYQSSEGKTGDSVWGTRGRWTMLTGTIEQEAITLAILDHPKNAGFPTYWHARGYGLFAANPLGQQVFSNGKEKLNFTLEPKQSTTFRHRILILSGKATADELESQYQRFTSEMK, translated from the coding sequence ATGTTCAGGCAGCAAAGCGTTGGCGCGCGTTTGCTTGTTTTTCTCTGCGTCATGGTCATCGGGGGTCTGCCAATATTTGCGCAAAGCACATCGTCGAAAGCAATGGTGCGCGTCGTAGTGAATGAAGCCCATCGTCGTGTGGATGTAACCGTTGATGGCAAATTATTCACTTCGTACATCTGGACTGACACCATTAAAAAACCTGTGCTTTATCCGTTAAAAACCGCTCAAGGCAATTTGGTGACGCGCGGTTTTCCGCTTGAACCACGGGCGGGCGAGCGCGTCGACCACCCGCATCACGTCGGTTTGTGGTTCAATTACGGCGATGTCAACAAGCTCGATTTCTGGAACAACTCGGATGCCATCAAAGCCGAAGAACGCCAGAAATACGGCAGCATTCGTCACACCAAAATCAAGCGCGTAAAAAGCGGCAACCGGCGCGGCGAACTCGAAGTCGAAATGGAATGGCTCACATCCAGTGGCAAAATTTTGCTGCGCGAAAACACCACGTTCATTTTTCATGCCAGTGAAAATGCGCGCACCATCGACCGCATCACTAAGCTTACGGCTTTAAACGAGCGCGTCATTTTCGCCGATAACAAAGAAGGCGTCTTAGGTATACGTGTCGCCCGCCAGTTAGAGCAACCATCGGACAAGCCCGAAGTTTTCACCGACGCGAGCGGCAAAGCGACAACGGTTGCCAAACTCGATAACGCGGGCGTCAGCGGTCGCTATCAAAGCAGCGAAGGCAAAACCGGTGACAGTGTGTGGGGAACGCGCGGCAGATGGACAATGCTTACGGGCACGATTGAACAAGAAGCCATCACGCTTGCCATTCTCGACCACCCGAAAAATGCGGGCTTTCCGACTTATTGGCACGCGCGCGGTTATGGACTGTTTGCCGCCAACCCGCTGGGGCAACAAGTCTTCAGCAATGGCAAAGAGAAATTGAACTTCACCCTCGAACCGAAACAGTCAACAACGTTCAGGCATCGCATTTTAATTTTGTCGGGCAAGGCGACCGCTGATGAATTGGAATCCCAGTACCAACGCTTCACCAGTGAAATGAAGTAA
- a CDS encoding sugar ABC transporter substrate-binding protein, which produces MKTLALCLANEANEYQKAVCEDALATANRLGIKLEIYFANDKITEQIKQIYGCLHRDAFSRPAALLIMPVRVGALHRVAHDVLRAGIGWICLNRQIDDFENFRQAYRHLPTCLVSPDQREIGHIQGRQFCALLPDGGHLLYVQGEATNPSAQGRIEGLREVIQGTKIELAGTLDGNWSTQDAERVISSWLRIALLGNSQIDLIGCQNDAMAIGALKALQSVAAYLGQPEIAKIPVTGCDGVVHVGQKLVREGELAATVIIPSTGGPAVELIATAWSMDKPLPPQITLSSLSYPPETTLAEPARSHK; this is translated from the coding sequence ATGAAGACCTTAGCGCTCTGTCTTGCCAACGAGGCAAACGAGTATCAGAAGGCGGTGTGCGAAGACGCGCTGGCAACAGCTAATCGGTTGGGAATCAAATTAGAAATCTATTTTGCCAATGACAAAATTACCGAACAAATCAAACAAATTTACGGATGTTTGCATCGCGACGCTTTCAGCCGCCCGGCGGCGCTTCTCATCATGCCGGTGCGGGTTGGCGCGCTCCATCGGGTGGCGCACGATGTTTTACGCGCCGGTATCGGTTGGATATGTTTAAATCGGCAGATTGACGATTTTGAAAATTTTCGGCAAGCCTATCGTCACCTTCCGACCTGTCTGGTCAGTCCCGATCAACGTGAAATCGGTCATATACAGGGGCGACAATTTTGTGCGCTGTTGCCGGATGGCGGGCACCTCCTTTACGTGCAGGGCGAAGCCACCAACCCATCCGCGCAAGGGCGTATCGAGGGGCTGCGAGAAGTTATTCAAGGAACGAAAATCGAACTGGCGGGAACACTTGATGGCAACTGGTCTACTCAGGATGCGGAACGGGTGATCAGCAGTTGGTTACGCATCGCTCTGTTAGGCAATTCGCAAATCGACCTGATTGGCTGTCAAAATGATGCGATGGCAATCGGCGCGTTAAAAGCATTACAATCGGTTGCCGCGTACCTGGGTCAACCGGAGATTGCCAAAATTCCGGTGACAGGATGCGATGGGGTAGTGCATGTTGGTCAAAAACTGGTACGCGAAGGTGAGCTGGCGGCAACCGTTATCATTCCATCCACCGGCGGGCCAGCAGTCGAATTAATCGCCACAGCCTGGAGTATGGATAAACCGCTTCCGCCACAGATCACTTTGTCATCGCTGTCCTATCCGCCAGAGACGACGCTTGCCGAGCCTGCGCGTTCTCATAAATGA
- a CDS encoding zinc ribbon domain-containing protein, with amino-acid sequence MYCPSCGSQNQDELKFCTRCGTNLGIVSDALTGKFDAPAKIDERLVRLLKNYFRGRRNAAIGFALGVIGASKLGIAALLDTPVNLFMIIFNSVFASLFIFGIVWMLLGLAKWNNTSSELQALGFDNPQDALPKTRREPAALPEPSTVMVVKNLNTDLPKEAASVTEQTTRQLEEKVPIPQKISN; translated from the coding sequence ATGTACTGCCCAAGCTGCGGTTCGCAAAATCAGGATGAATTAAAATTCTGCACCCGTTGCGGAACCAATTTAGGAATCGTCTCTGATGCTTTAACTGGCAAGTTCGACGCGCCCGCGAAAATCGATGAACGCTTGGTGCGTTTGCTTAAAAATTATTTTCGCGGTCGTCGCAATGCCGCCATCGGTTTTGCGCTCGGCGTGATTGGCGCAAGCAAACTTGGCATCGCGGCGCTTCTTGATACGCCGGTCAATCTGTTCATGATCATATTCAACAGCGTGTTTGCTTCGCTATTTATTTTCGGCATCGTCTGGATGCTATTGGGGCTTGCGAAGTGGAACAATACGAGCAGCGAACTGCAAGCTTTGGGATTTGATAATCCGCAAGACGCGCTGCCGAAAACCAGGCGCGAGCCAGCCGCATTGCCCGAACCGTCAACGGTGATGGTGGTGAAAAATTTAAATACCGATTTACCTAAAGAAGCGGCGAGCGTCACCGAACAGACAACCCGACAACTCGAAGAAAAAGTTCCTATCCCTCAAAAAATTTCCAATTAA
- a CDS encoding Gfo/Idh/MocA family oxidoreductase, producing MTFHLGILGGGNISNTHARAAAEIDGAKIVAFCGQNREKVKQLAETFDAAAYENLDRFLNHQPMDVVLIGSPSGLHAEQGIAAAGRGLHLLIEKPIAITTEQTDALIAACEKAKVKLGVFFQDRVATDIVKLKEWIDAGKFGKLFLSTAQVKWFRPPEYYGDSHWRGTWAMDGGGALMNQGIHSVDLLLWLMGAVSEVSARAITAIHDIEVEDTVVATLQFANGAIGTLEATTAAYPGFARRLEITGSQGTVILENQGIRSANLRTPIAELMRENNSAEDERSTSPTISNTRGHRMIIEDFLRAIATNGMPLCDGRQARRSVELIEAIYQSSRTGQPVKLTADE from the coding sequence ATGACCTTTCATCTGGGAATTCTTGGCGGCGGCAATATCAGCAACACCCACGCGCGCGCCGCTGCGGAAATCGATGGCGCAAAAATTGTCGCCTTCTGCGGGCAAAATCGCGAAAAGGTCAAACAGTTGGCGGAAACTTTTGACGCGGCGGCTTACGAAAATCTCGACCGCTTTCTCAATCACCAACCGATGGATGTGGTGTTGATTGGCTCGCCATCCGGTCTTCATGCCGAACAAGGCATCGCGGCAGCCGGGCGCGGCTTGCACCTGCTGATTGAAAAACCTATCGCGATTACGACTGAACAGACTGACGCCTTAATCGCCGCGTGTGAAAAAGCAAAGGTGAAACTCGGCGTCTTTTTTCAAGATCGCGTCGCGACTGATATTGTGAAACTCAAAGAATGGATTGATGCGGGAAAATTCGGAAAACTTTTTCTCTCAACGGCTCAGGTGAAATGGTTTCGCCCGCCCGAATATTACGGCGATTCACACTGGCGCGGCACCTGGGCGATGGATGGCGGCGGGGCGCTCATGAATCAGGGCATTCATAGCGTCGATTTGCTTTTATGGTTGATGGGGGCGGTCAGCGAAGTTTCCGCAAGAGCGATTACCGCAATCCATGACATTGAGGTCGAAGACACCGTGGTTGCAACTTTGCAGTTTGCAAATGGCGCGATTGGCACTCTGGAAGCTACCACGGCTGCCTATCCCGGCTTTGCCCGGCGACTTGAAATCACCGGTTCACAAGGCACGGTTATTTTAGAAAATCAGGGCATTCGTTCGGCTAATCTGCGCACACCGATTGCGGAATTGATGAGAGAAAATAATTCCGCAGAAGATGAACGCTCAACGTCGCCAACCATTTCAAATACACGCGGGCATCGAATGATTATCGAAGATTTCTTGCGCGCCATTGCCACGAACGGGATGCCTTTATGCGATGGACGACAGGCGCGCCGCAGCGTCGAGTTGATTGAAGCCATCTATCAATCGTCGCGCACCGGACAACCGGTTAAACTTACAGCGGACGAATGA
- a CDS encoding type II toxin-antitoxin system VapC family toxin, with product MKLLLDTHTFIWFIMGSSNLSAAARSLIEDLANEKFISTASLWEMAIKCSIGKLNLNTPFSWLIPSQITNNGFDFCPIEIAHLHTVATLPFHHRDPFDRMLIAQAIVENLPIISADITFDGYPIKRLW from the coding sequence ATAAAACTATTACTTGATACGCACACCTTTATCTGGTTCATTATGGGAAGTTCTAATCTGAGTGCGGCGGCGCGGAGCTTGATTGAAGATTTGGCAAATGAAAAATTTATTAGTACGGCAAGTCTTTGGGAAATGGCGATCAAATGCAGCATCGGTAAACTGAATTTGAATACACCTTTCTCATGGTTAATTCCAAGCCAAATTACAAACAACGGCTTCGATTTTTGTCCGATAGAAATAGCGCATTTACACACGGTTGCCACATTACCGTTTCATCACCGCGACCCGTTCGACAGAATGCTCATCGCACAAGCCATCGTTGAAAACCTGCCAATCATCAGCGCCGATATAACATTCGACGGCTATCCAATCAAACGGCTGTGGTGA
- the carB gene encoding carbamoyl-phosphate synthase large subunit, with amino-acid sequence MPKRTDIKKILIIGSGPIVIGQACEFDYSGTQACKALKSEGFEVVLINSNPATIMTDPELADRTYVEPLTPEAVRACIERERPEAILPTVGGQTALNIAVALAENGTLAEFNVELIGAKLDAIKIAEDRQLFKKAMEEIGVAMPRSGYVKSLDEARELISFVGFPAIIRPSFTLGGTGGGIAYNAEEYEEIVSRALAASPLHETLIEQSVIGWKEYELEVMRDLADNVVIICSIENFDPMGIHTGDSITVAPAQTLTDREYQVMRDAALKIIRKVGVETGGSNIQFALNPANGDMIVIEMNPRVSRSSALASKATGFPIAKIAAKLAVGYTLDEIPNDITRKTPASFEPTIDYCVVKIPKWAFEKFPASDPTLGVQMKSVGEAMAIGRTFKEAFQKGLRSLEVRGGFRVPEDIDDTELRRRLVVPSAERMYFVLHALTRNFSIDEIHELTKIDCWFLDNLSEIIETERELATKSLGTISKEELLAAKRMGFSDQRLATLLKTSKDEPTTENDVRNKRIRLGIRPVFKRVDTCGAEFESFTPYLYSTYEEEDEAMVSSRKKVIILGSGPNRIGQGIEFDYCCCHASFALEEDGFESIMVNCNPETVSTDYDTSDRLYFEPVTFEDVMEIVDAEKPDGVIVQFGGQTPLNLSMRLLAAGVPIIGTSPESIDLAEDRELFGNLLAKLDIPQPPNGYATSIDEARDVAAEIGYPVLVRPSYVLGGRAMQIVYDETSLDNYMTHAVEASPEHPVLIDSFLENASEIDVDALSDGERVVIAGIQQHIEEAGIHSGDSSCVLPPYAVKDEHLDAMRRYTRELALALKVVGLVNIQFAIHDDKVYVLEVNPRASRTVPFVSKATGVPLAKIAAKLMTGRKLSEFNLPDELAVERFYIKAPVFPFVKFPGVDPILGPEMRSTGEVMGVAENFGGAYLKAQQGAGMKLPREGAIFISVNDQDKRHAIELAKELTELGFKLVATRGTQKLIESAGIACDFVYKVNEGRPHIADMIKSKQIHLIINTPLGRISFYDERAIRRAAMQYGVPCVTTMTGAIATVAAIKSLREEKLTVQSLQEYHAKAASK; translated from the coding sequence ATGCCAAAACGAACAGACATCAAAAAAATCTTAATCATCGGCTCAGGACCTATCGTCATTGGTCAGGCTTGCGAATTCGATTATTCGGGAACCCAGGCTTGCAAAGCCCTCAAGAGCGAAGGCTTCGAGGTCGTGTTAATCAACTCGAATCCCGCGACCATTATGACCGACCCTGAGCTTGCCGATAGAACTTATGTTGAACCGCTCACCCCCGAAGCGGTGCGCGCCTGCATTGAACGCGAGCGACCTGAGGCGATTTTACCGACCGTCGGCGGACAAACGGCTTTGAACATTGCAGTCGCCTTAGCCGAAAACGGCACGCTTGCAGAGTTCAATGTCGAACTCATCGGCGCGAAACTCGATGCCATCAAAATCGCCGAAGACCGCCAGCTTTTCAAAAAAGCGATGGAAGAGATTGGCGTTGCCATGCCGCGTTCGGGCTACGTCAAATCATTAGACGAAGCGCGCGAGTTAATCAGCTTTGTCGGTTTCCCTGCCATCATTCGCCCGTCATTTACGCTTGGTGGTACAGGCGGCGGTATCGCTTACAACGCCGAAGAGTACGAAGAGATTGTCAGTCGCGCTTTGGCGGCGTCACCCTTGCACGAAACCTTGATTGAACAATCAGTCATCGGCTGGAAAGAGTATGAACTCGAAGTGATGCGCGACCTCGCGGACAATGTCGTCATCATCTGTTCGATTGAAAATTTCGACCCGATGGGCATCCACACAGGCGATTCGATTACGGTTGCGCCTGCACAGACACTCACCGACCGCGAATATCAGGTGATGCGTGATGCGGCGCTTAAAATCATTCGCAAAGTCGGCGTCGAAACCGGCGGCTCGAATATTCAATTCGCTTTGAACCCGGCAAACGGCGATATGATTGTCATCGAAATGAACCCGCGCGTGTCGCGTTCATCGGCGCTCGCTTCAAAAGCCACAGGGTTTCCGATTGCCAAGATTGCCGCAAAACTCGCGGTCGGTTATACGCTTGATGAAATCCCCAACGACATCACCCGCAAAACGCCGGCGAGTTTCGAGCCGACGATTGATTATTGTGTGGTGAAGATTCCGAAATGGGCGTTTGAAAAATTCCCGGCGTCCGACCCAACGCTTGGCGTGCAGATGAAATCCGTCGGTGAAGCGATGGCAATCGGGCGCACCTTCAAAGAAGCTTTTCAAAAAGGCTTGCGTTCGCTCGAAGTGCGCGGCGGTTTCCGCGTTCCCGAAGACATTGATGATACAGAGTTGCGTCGTCGTCTGGTGGTGCCCTCGGCTGAACGAATGTATTTCGTATTGCACGCGCTCACCAGAAATTTTTCGATTGATGAAATTCACGAACTCACGAAAATCGACTGCTGGTTTTTAGATAACCTTTCCGAGATTATCGAAACCGAACGCGAACTGGCGACCAAATCACTCGGCACGATTTCAAAAGAAGAGTTGCTTGCCGCTAAACGCATGGGCTTTTCCGACCAGCGACTCGCTACGCTTTTGAAGACCAGCAAAGACGAACCGACGACCGAAAACGATGTGCGCAACAAACGTATACGACTCGGCATTCGCCCGGTCTTCAAACGGGTTGACACCTGCGGCGCGGAGTTTGAGTCTTTTACGCCCTATCTCTATTCGACCTACGAAGAAGAGGACGAAGCGATGGTGTCGTCGCGCAAGAAAGTCATCATTCTCGGTTCGGGTCCGAATCGCATCGGGCAAGGCATCGAATTCGATTATTGCTGTTGTCATGCTTCGTTTGCGCTGGAAGAAGACGGCTTTGAGAGCATCATGGTCAACTGCAACCCTGAGACTGTCTCGACCGATTACGACACTTCGGATCGGTTGTATTTCGAGCCGGTGACTTTTGAAGATGTGATGGAAATCGTGGACGCGGAAAAACCCGACGGGGTGATTGTGCAGTTCGGTGGACAAACACCGCTGAATCTTTCAATGCGACTCTTGGCGGCTGGTGTTCCGATCATCGGCACCTCGCCCGAATCCATTGACCTTGCGGAAGACCGCGAATTATTTGGCAATTTATTAGCAAAACTCGACATTCCGCAACCGCCGAATGGTTACGCGACGTCGATTGATGAAGCGCGCGATGTTGCGGCGGAGATTGGTTATCCGGTGCTGGTGCGTCCAAGCTATGTGCTCGGCGGTCGCGCCATGCAAATCGTTTATGATGAAACCAGTCTCGATAATTACATGACGCACGCCGTTGAAGCTTCGCCCGAACATCCGGTGTTGATTGATTCGTTTTTGGAAAACGCCAGCGAGATAGATGTTGACGCTTTGAGCGACGGCGAGCGCGTGGTGATTGCCGGTATTCAACAACACATCGAAGAGGCGGGCATTCATTCGGGCGATTCAAGTTGCGTGCTGCCGCCGTATGCCGTAAAAGACGAGCATCTCGATGCCATGCGTCGCTACACGCGGGAACTGGCATTAGCGTTGAAAGTTGTCGGACTGGTGAACATTCAATTCGCCATTCACGACGATAAAGTTTATGTGCTTGAAGTCAATCCGCGAGCCTCGCGCACCGTGCCGTTTGTCTCGAAGGCGACGGGGGTGCCGCTTGCGAAGATTGCCGCGAAGCTCATGACCGGGCGTAAACTCTCGGAGTTCAATTTACCGGATGAACTGGCGGTTGAGCGGTTTTATATCAAAGCGCCGGTCTTTCCGTTTGTGAAGTTTCCCGGCGTTGACCCGATTCTAGGACCCGAAATGCGTTCGACGGGCGAAGTGATGGGGGTTGCGGAAAATTTCGGCGGCGCGTATTTGAAAGCGCAGCAGGGCGCGGGAATGAAGTTGCCACGCGAAGGCGCGATTTTCATTTCGGTCAATGACCAGGACAAACGCCATGCCATTGAACTGGCAAAAGAACTCACGGAATTGGGCTTTAAGCTGGTTGCCACGCGCGGCACCCAGAAGTTGATTGAAAGCGCCGGCATCGCCTGTGATTTCGTTTACAAAGTCAACGAAGGTCGCCCGCATATTGCCGATATGATTAAGAGCAAACAGATTCACTTAATCATCAACACGCCTTTAGGGCGGATATCGTTTTACGATGAGCGCGCGATTCGCCGTGCCGCCATGCAATACGGCGTGCCCTGCGTGACGACGATGACCGGGGCGATTGCCACGGTCGCGGCAATCAAATCGCTGCGCGAAGAAAAACTCACGGTGCAAAGTTTGCAGGAATATCACGCGAAGGCTGCCAGTAAATAA